One region of Streptomyces rishiriensis genomic DNA includes:
- a CDS encoding LPXTG cell wall anchor domain-containing protein: protein MSNRKRTAALATAAALAGSAVWMAAPAAVAEVVNVDYACKTPIGDKSAVSPIDIKGVKSGGGYKITMSWQKGVSSSPVELGAGSMKPSATIRLGGADSGTLEVTGPANQAAIPENTPIKINDLSGTYTPKKTGKVTFTAGVLTIKALGTTTTCTPTNNAGPSLTLDVTAAGGGTSGGGSGTGGGSTSDGGSGGGLPQTGPEDSAVALGTLGGTVLLAGAAGALWLTRRGQTARARR from the coding sequence GTGTCGAACCGGAAGCGAACCGCCGCGCTCGCGACTGCCGCGGCCCTGGCCGGCTCGGCGGTGTGGATGGCCGCCCCCGCGGCGGTGGCCGAGGTCGTGAACGTCGATTACGCCTGCAAGACGCCCATCGGCGACAAGAGCGCCGTATCGCCCATCGACATCAAGGGCGTCAAGAGCGGCGGCGGCTACAAGATCACCATGTCCTGGCAGAAGGGCGTCTCCTCCAGCCCCGTCGAACTCGGCGCCGGCTCCATGAAGCCGAGCGCCACGATCAGGCTGGGCGGCGCCGACAGCGGCACCCTCGAGGTCACCGGCCCCGCCAACCAGGCCGCGATCCCCGAGAACACCCCCATCAAGATCAACGACCTGAGTGGCACGTACACCCCGAAGAAGACCGGCAAGGTCACCTTCACGGCCGGCGTGCTCACCATCAAGGCGCTCGGTACGACCACCACCTGCACGCCCACCAACAACGCCGGCCCCTCGCTGACCCTCGACGTGACCGCGGCGGGCGGCGGCACGAGCGGCGGCGGCAGCGGCACGGGCGGCGGCAGCACGAGTGACGGCGGCTCCGGCGGCGGCCTCCCGCAGACCGGCCCCGAGGACTCCGCCGTCGCCCTCGGCACCCTCGGCGGCACGGTGCTCCTCGCGGGCGCGGCCGGCGCCCTGTGGCTGACCCGGCGGGGCCAGACGGCACGCGCCCGCCGCTGA
- a CDS encoding ATP-binding protein, with product MSTTRPCSPGDRGPEPSGAPEASEGGAQGAEVSQGGAATVTSGSPGGRQVRRLSFDDASGVVPLARDFARQALYAWAWLPAATADRRAAAEDVLLVVSELVTNACLHAEGPDGMVLSCDNKVIRVEVSDRGAGQPTPRTPHRAGRPGGHGMFIVQRLCLDWGVIRTPDTAGKTVWAELGAAPA from the coding sequence ATGAGCACCACCCGGCCTTGTTCGCCGGGCGACCGCGGCCCGGAGCCCAGCGGCGCTCCCGAAGCGTCCGAGGGGGGCGCGCAGGGAGCCGAGGTGTCCCAAGGGGGCGCGGCGACCGTGACGTCCGGGTCGCCGGGCGGCCGCCAGGTACGCCGGCTGAGCTTCGACGACGCCAGCGGGGTCGTCCCGCTCGCCCGCGACTTCGCCCGCCAGGCGCTCTACGCGTGGGCCTGGCTGCCCGCGGCCACCGCCGACCGGCGGGCCGCCGCGGAGGACGTGCTGCTCGTCGTCTCCGAGCTGGTCACCAACGCGTGTCTGCATGCCGAGGGACCGGACGGCATGGTCCTCAGCTGTGACAACAAGGTGATCCGCGTCGAGGTCTCGGACCGCGGTGCGGGCCAGCCGACCCCCCGCACCCCCCACCGCGCGGGCCGCCCCGGCGGCCACGGCATGTTCATCGTCCAGCGTCTCTGCCTGGACTGGGGCGTCATCCGGACCCCGGACACCGCGGGCAAGACGGTCTGGGCGGAACTGGGCGCAGCCCCGGCCTGA
- a CDS encoding STAS domain-containing protein — protein sequence MDRGTVGSAQSGRLLVEVRQEGSSAVVTPAGELDHHTADLLREPLDDCLSKGLSRLVVDCTRLEFCDSTGLNVLLGARLKAEAAGGGVHLAGMLPVVARVFEITGADAVFTVHATVEDALSDGRGERDEDG from the coding sequence ATGGACCGCGGGACGGTCGGCAGCGCACAGTCTGGCCGGCTTCTGGTCGAGGTGCGGCAAGAGGGCTCCAGCGCCGTGGTTACTCCGGCGGGTGAGTTGGATCACCACACCGCCGATCTGTTGCGTGAGCCACTCGACGACTGCCTTTCCAAGGGGCTCAGTCGCCTCGTGGTGGATTGCACGCGTCTGGAGTTCTGCGACTCCACCGGGCTCAACGTGCTGCTCGGCGCCCGCCTGAAGGCGGAGGCGGCCGGTGGCGGAGTCCATCTGGCGGGCATGCTGCCCGTGGTGGCGCGGGTCTTCGAGATCACCGGAGCGGACGCGGTGTTCACCGTGCACGCCACGGTCGAGGACGCCCTGAGTGACGGGCGCGGCGAGCGTGACGAGGACGGCTGA
- a CDS encoding RNA polymerase sigma factor SigF produces the protein MEDFMSPRLDAPLTRGATSTPPPDKEHLEPIAQDAAPDVDPTDALAGLPEIPPYDEVGAVDARALSKTLFARLESLEEGTYEYSYVRNTLVELNLALVKFAASRFRTRSEPMEDIIQVGTIGLIKAIDRFQLSRGVEFPTFALPTIIGEIKRFFRDTSWSVRVPRRLQELRLELARAGDELAQQLDRAPTVGELAERLGISNEEVVEGMAASNAYTASSLDAQPEEDDSEGTLADRIGYEDHGLEGIEYVESLKPLIAELPSRDRQILSLRFVAGLTQSEIGEELGISQMHVSRLLSRTLVRLRNGLTLEE, from the coding sequence ATGGAGGACTTCATGTCACCCCGGCTCGACGCACCGCTTACCCGCGGAGCGACGTCGACACCCCCTCCGGACAAAGAACATCTGGAACCCATCGCGCAGGACGCGGCACCGGACGTCGACCCCACCGACGCCCTCGCCGGACTCCCGGAGATCCCCCCGTACGACGAGGTCGGAGCCGTCGACGCACGGGCCTTGTCCAAGACTTTGTTCGCGCGGCTCGAGTCCCTCGAAGAGGGCACGTACGAGTACTCGTACGTCCGCAACACCCTCGTCGAACTGAACCTCGCCCTGGTCAAGTTCGCCGCCTCCCGGTTCCGCACCCGCAGTGAGCCGATGGAGGACATCATCCAGGTCGGCACCATCGGCCTGATCAAGGCGATCGACCGCTTCCAGCTGTCTCGGGGCGTCGAGTTCCCGACCTTCGCGCTGCCAACCATCATCGGCGAGATCAAGCGCTTCTTCCGTGACACGTCGTGGTCGGTGCGCGTCCCGCGCCGGCTCCAGGAGCTGCGGCTCGAGCTGGCCAGGGCGGGCGACGAACTGGCCCAGCAGCTCGACCGGGCGCCCACCGTCGGGGAGCTGGCCGAGCGTCTCGGCATCTCCAACGAGGAGGTCGTCGAGGGCATGGCCGCGTCCAACGCGTACACGGCCTCGTCGCTCGACGCGCAGCCGGAGGAGGACGACTCCGAAGGCACCCTCGCCGACCGCATCGGCTACGAGGACCACGGGCTCGAAGGCATCGAGTACGTGGAGTCGCTGAAGCCGCTGATCGCCGAACTCCCCTCGCGCGACCGGCAGATCCTCTCCCTGCGCTTCGTCGCCGGTCTGACCCAGTCGGAGATCGGCGAGGAACTCGGCATCTCGCAGATGCACGTGTCGCGGCTGCTGTCGCGGACGCTGGTGCGGCTGCGCAACGGGCTGACGCTGGAGGAGTAG
- the hutI gene encoding imidazolonepropionase yields the protein MSSSTGTTTVITDIATLVTNDPSLGDGSPLGLVRDAAVVIEGDRVVWTGESSKAPATDNRVDAGGRAVLPGFVDSHSHLVFAGDRTEEFNARMSGRGYTAGGIRTTVAATRAASDEELEANLTRFLSEALRQGTTTFETKSGYGLTVADEARALRLAAAHTDEVTYLGAHIVSPDYADDPAGYVALVTGEMLDACAPHARWIDVFCEKGAFDGDQARAILTAGRAKGLHPRIHANQLSFGPGVQLAVELDAASADHCTHLTDADVDALANGNTVATLLPGAEFSTRAEWPDARRLLDAGVTVALSTDCNPGSSFTSSVPFCIALAVRDMRMTPDEAVWSATAGGAAALRRTDVGRVAPGAYADLMLLDAPSHVHLAYRPGVPLVSEVWRRGVRVAPAVA from the coding sequence ATGAGCAGCAGCACCGGCACGACCACCGTCATCACCGACATCGCCACGCTGGTCACCAACGATCCCTCCCTCGGCGACGGATCCCCCCTCGGTCTGGTCCGGGACGCGGCCGTCGTCATCGAGGGCGACCGCGTCGTGTGGACCGGTGAATCAAGCAAAGCACCCGCCACTGACAACCGGGTCGACGCCGGCGGCCGGGCGGTCCTCCCGGGCTTCGTCGACTCCCACTCCCACCTGGTCTTCGCGGGCGACCGCACCGAGGAGTTCAACGCCCGGATGTCGGGACGCGGTTACACGGCGGGCGGCATCCGCACGACGGTGGCGGCCACCCGGGCGGCCAGTGACGAGGAACTGGAGGCGAACCTCACCCGTTTCCTCTCCGAGGCCCTCCGTCAGGGCACCACCACCTTCGAGACCAAGTCGGGCTACGGCCTGACGGTCGCCGACGAGGCCCGCGCCCTGCGCCTCGCCGCCGCCCACACCGACGAGGTCACCTACCTCGGCGCGCACATCGTCTCCCCCGACTACGCGGACGACCCGGCCGGTTACGTGGCCCTCGTCACCGGCGAGATGCTCGACGCCTGCGCCCCGCACGCCCGCTGGATCGACGTCTTCTGCGAGAAGGGCGCCTTCGACGGCGACCAGGCCCGCGCGATCCTCACCGCGGGCAGGGCGAAGGGACTGCACCCCCGCATCCACGCCAACCAGCTCTCCTTCGGGCCCGGCGTGCAGCTGGCGGTCGAACTGGACGCGGCCAGCGCCGACCACTGCACCCACCTCACGGACGCGGACGTCGACGCCCTCGCGAACGGGAACACGGTCGCCACCCTGCTGCCCGGCGCCGAGTTCTCCACCCGGGCCGAGTGGCCGGACGCCCGCCGGCTGCTGGACGCGGGCGTCACCGTCGCCCTCTCCACCGACTGCAACCCCGGCTCGTCCTTCACCTCGTCCGTGCCGTTCTGCATCGCGCTCGCGGTGCGGGACATGCGGATGACGCCGGACGAGGCGGTGTGGTCGGCGACCGCCGGCGGCGCCGCGGCCCTGCGCCGCACGGACGTGGGACGCGTGGCCCCGGGCGCCTACGCCGACCTGATGCTCCTGGACGCCCCGAGCCACGTCCACCTCGCCTACCGGCCCGGCGTGCCGCTCGTCTCGGAGGTCTGGCGACGCGGCGTACGGGTCGCCCCGGCGGTTGCCTGA
- a CDS encoding formimidoylglutamate deiminase: protein MTPTQRTRTYWLEHAWLDTHVEPGVALTVSTSGSAAGPDGRITAVRTGVDTPPPGAEILRGLTLPGLANTHSHAFHRALRGTVQVGSGTFWTWREVMYSVADRLTPETYHQLARAVYAEMALAGITAVGEFHYLHHAPGGTPYADPNAMGEALIEAAAEAGVRITLLDTAYLSAGFGQPPNAHQLRFSDGDADAWAERCSLLKERGHARIGAAIHSVRAVPAGQLATVARWAEERRAPLHVHLSEQTAENDACRAAHGRTPTRLLAEHGVLGPRTTGVHNTHLTDEDITLLGRSGTGTCMCPTTERDLADGIGPAVALQAAGSPLSLGSDSHAVIDLFEEARAMELNERLRTRTRGHWTAAALLRAASADGHAALGNPNAGTLETGAVADFTTIALDSVRTAGPVPRLGAETAVFAATAADVRHTVVAGRHVVRDGVHALVPDVPQALARAVAALHGH, encoded by the coding sequence GTGACCCCCACGCAGCGGACACGGACGTACTGGCTGGAGCACGCCTGGCTCGACACGCACGTCGAGCCGGGCGTCGCCCTCACGGTGTCGACGAGCGGCTCGGCCGCGGGGCCGGACGGCCGCATCACCGCCGTCCGGACGGGCGTCGACACCCCGCCGCCCGGCGCCGAGATCCTGCGCGGCCTCACCCTCCCCGGCCTGGCGAACACCCACAGCCACGCCTTCCACCGCGCCCTGCGCGGCACCGTCCAGGTCGGCTCCGGCACCTTCTGGACCTGGCGCGAGGTCATGTACTCGGTCGCCGACCGGCTCACCCCGGAGACCTACCACCAGCTGGCCCGCGCCGTGTACGCCGAGATGGCGCTGGCGGGCATCACGGCCGTCGGAGAGTTCCACTACCTGCACCACGCCCCCGGCGGCACCCCCTACGCCGACCCCAACGCGATGGGCGAGGCCCTCATCGAGGCCGCCGCCGAAGCCGGTGTCCGGATCACCCTCCTCGACACCGCCTACCTCTCCGCCGGCTTCGGACAGCCCCCCAACGCCCACCAGCTCCGCTTCTCCGACGGCGACGCGGACGCCTGGGCAGAACGCTGTTCACTTCTCAAGGAACGGGGTCACGCGAGGATCGGGGCGGCGATCCACTCCGTGCGGGCGGTGCCCGCCGGGCAGCTGGCGACCGTGGCGCGCTGGGCCGAGGAGCGCCGGGCACCGCTGCATGTGCACCTGTCCGAGCAGACCGCCGAGAACGACGCCTGCCGGGCGGCCCACGGCCGCACGCCCACCCGGCTCCTCGCCGAGCACGGAGTCCTCGGACCGCGCACCACCGGTGTCCACAACACCCATCTCACCGACGAGGACATCACCCTCCTCGGCCGCTCCGGCACCGGCACCTGCATGTGCCCGACGACCGAACGGGACCTCGCCGACGGCATCGGCCCGGCCGTGGCCCTCCAGGCCGCCGGCTCACCGCTCTCCCTCGGCTCCGACAGCCACGCCGTCATCGACCTGTTCGAAGAGGCCCGCGCGATGGAGCTGAACGAGCGGCTGCGCACCCGCACCCGGGGTCACTGGACGGCGGCCGCCCTGCTGCGCGCCGCCTCCGCCGACGGCCACGCCGCCCTCGGCAACCCGAACGCGGGCACCCTGGAGACCGGCGCGGTCGCCGACTTCACGACCATCGCGCTCGACTCGGTCAGGACGGCGGGCCCGGTGCCCAGGCTCGGCGCCGAGACGGCCGTATTCGCGGCGACCGCGGCGGACGTACGGCATACGGTCGTCGCCGGGCGTCACGTCGTACGCGACGGAGTGCACGCGCTCGTACCGGATGTGCCGCAGGCCCTCGCGCGGGCCGTGGCAGCCCTGCACGGCCACTGA
- a CDS encoding allantoate amidohydrolase — translation MTFHSMWAELLPVGRSSASGGYRRYAWTGADTDCRTWFREQAEARGLTYEVDRNGNQWAWLGDPAAGDAVVTGSHLDSVPDGGAFDGPLGVVSSFAALDELRARDVTFTKPLALVNFGDEEGARFGLACVGSRLTAGRLTAEQAHRLTDGEGITLPQAMEAAGHDPDAIGADPERLARIGAFVELHVEQGRALDLSGDRVGLASAIWPHGRWRFDFRGEANHAGTTRLDDRRDPMLPYAETVLAARREARLAGAVATFGKISVEPNGVNAIPSLVRGWLDSRAADQATLDTVVAGVEQAARAYAEGHGIDLDVVRESFTPVVEFDHALRDELARILGSDTDLKVPVLGTGAGHDAGILSGTVPTAMLFVRNPTGVSHSPAEFAAEDDCVAGVHALADVLEGLACR, via the coding sequence GTGACCTTCCACAGCATGTGGGCGGAGCTGCTGCCGGTCGGCCGCAGCTCCGCCTCCGGCGGCTACCGCCGCTACGCCTGGACCGGCGCGGACACCGACTGCCGGACCTGGTTCAGGGAACAGGCCGAGGCGCGGGGACTGACGTACGAGGTCGACCGCAACGGCAACCAGTGGGCCTGGCTCGGCGACCCGGCGGCCGGGGACGCCGTCGTCACCGGTTCGCATCTCGACTCCGTACCGGACGGCGGCGCCTTCGACGGCCCTCTGGGCGTGGTGTCCTCCTTCGCCGCCCTCGACGAACTCCGCGCGCGGGACGTCACCTTCACCAAGCCGCTCGCCCTCGTGAACTTCGGTGACGAGGAGGGCGCCCGCTTCGGACTCGCCTGTGTCGGCTCCCGGCTCACCGCGGGCCGGCTCACCGCGGAGCAGGCCCACCGGCTCACCGACGGCGAGGGGATCACCCTCCCGCAGGCCATGGAGGCCGCCGGCCACGACCCCGACGCCATCGGCGCGGACCCCGAGCGGCTCGCCCGGATCGGCGCCTTCGTGGAACTGCACGTGGAGCAGGGACGCGCCCTCGACCTGAGCGGGGACCGGGTCGGCCTCGCCAGCGCGATCTGGCCGCACGGGCGCTGGCGGTTCGACTTCCGGGGCGAGGCCAACCACGCGGGCACCACACGGCTCGATGACCGGCGCGACCCCATGCTGCCGTACGCCGAGACCGTGCTGGCCGCCCGCCGCGAGGCCCGGCTCGCGGGCGCCGTCGCCACGTTCGGCAAGATCTCCGTCGAGCCGAACGGCGTCAACGCCATCCCCTCCCTGGTGCGCGGCTGGCTCGACTCACGCGCCGCCGACCAGGCCACTCTCGACACCGTGGTCGCAGGGGTGGAGCAGGCCGCCCGCGCATACGCCGAGGGCCACGGCATCGACCTGGACGTCGTCCGTGAGTCGTTCACGCCCGTCGTCGAGTTCGACCACGCCCTGCGCGACGAACTCGCCCGCATCCTCGGCAGCGACACGGACCTCAAGGTTCCCGTCCTGGGCACCGGCGCCGGACACGACGCCGGAATCCTGTCCGGGACCGTCCCGACCGCCATGCTGTTCGTGCGCAACCCCACGGGCGTCTCGCACTCCCCCGCCGAGTTCGCCGCCGAGGACGACTGCGTGGCCGGGGTGCACGCCCTCGCCGACGTACTGGAAGGACTGGCCTGCCGGTGA
- the hutU gene encoding urocanate hydratase: protein MSGPRPVRAPRGTELSALGWQQEAALRMLQNNLDPEVAEHPDKLVVYGGTGKAARDWRSFDAMVRTLRTLKQDETMLVQSGRPVGVMQTHEWAPRVLIANSNLVGDWANWEEFRRLEQLGLTMYGQMTAGSWIYIGTQGILQGTYETFAAVAAKKFGGTLAGTITLTAGLGGMGGAQPLAVTMNDGVAICVDCDPRAIERRIEHRYLDVRADNPDHALRLAVEARDQRKPLSIGLLGNAAELVPQLLATGAPIDIVTDQTSAHDPLAYLPTGIAFEDMADAAEKDPAGFTTRARESMAKHVEAMVGFMDAGAEVFDYGNSIRGEARLAGYDRAFAFPGFVPAYIRPLFCEGKGPFRWAALSGDPADIAKTDRAMLDLFPENESLARWIKLAGERVHFQGLPARICWLGYGERDKAGERFNDMVASGELAAPLAIGRDHLDCGSVASPYRETEAMLDGSDAIADWPLLNAMVNVASGASWVSIHHGGGVGMGRSIHAGQVSVADGTKLAGEKIRRVLTNDPGMGVIRHVDAGYDIAESVADERDVRVPMREGDDA from the coding sequence ATGTCAGGACCCCGCCCCGTACGAGCGCCACGCGGTACGGAACTGAGCGCCCTGGGATGGCAGCAGGAAGCCGCCCTGCGGATGCTCCAGAACAACCTGGACCCCGAGGTCGCCGAACACCCCGACAAGCTCGTCGTCTACGGCGGCACGGGCAAGGCGGCCCGCGACTGGCGCTCCTTCGACGCGATGGTCCGCACGCTCAGGACCCTCAAGCAGGACGAGACCATGCTCGTGCAGTCCGGCCGCCCGGTCGGCGTCATGCAGACCCACGAGTGGGCTCCGCGCGTCCTCATCGCCAACTCCAACCTCGTCGGCGACTGGGCCAACTGGGAGGAGTTCCGCCGGCTGGAGCAGCTCGGGCTGACCATGTACGGCCAGATGACCGCCGGTTCCTGGATCTACATCGGCACCCAGGGCATCCTCCAGGGCACCTACGAGACCTTCGCCGCCGTCGCCGCGAAGAAGTTCGGCGGAACCCTCGCCGGCACGATCACCCTCACCGCCGGGCTCGGCGGCATGGGCGGCGCCCAGCCGCTCGCCGTCACGATGAACGACGGCGTGGCGATCTGCGTCGACTGCGACCCGCGCGCCATCGAGCGCCGCATCGAGCACCGCTACCTGGACGTCAGGGCCGACAACCCGGACCACGCGCTCCGGCTGGCCGTCGAGGCCCGTGACCAGCGCAAGCCGCTCTCCATCGGCCTCCTCGGCAACGCCGCCGAACTCGTCCCGCAGCTGCTCGCGACGGGCGCCCCCATCGACATCGTCACCGACCAGACCTCCGCCCACGACCCGCTCGCCTACCTGCCGACCGGGATCGCCTTCGAGGACATGGCCGACGCCGCCGAGAAGGACCCGGCCGGCTTCACCACCCGGGCCCGCGAGTCGATGGCGAAGCACGTCGAGGCGATGGTCGGCTTCATGGACGCCGGCGCCGAGGTCTTCGACTACGGCAACTCCATCCGCGGCGAGGCCCGACTCGCCGGGTACGACCGGGCGTTCGCCTTCCCCGGTTTCGTCCCCGCCTACATCCGCCCGCTGTTCTGCGAGGGCAAGGGCCCCTTCCGCTGGGCGGCGCTCTCCGGCGACCCGGCCGACATCGCCAAGACCGACAGGGCGATGCTCGACCTCTTCCCGGAGAACGAGTCCCTGGCCCGCTGGATCAAGCTGGCCGGTGAGCGCGTCCACTTCCAGGGCCTGCCCGCCCGGATCTGCTGGCTCGGCTACGGCGAGCGCGACAAGGCGGGCGAGCGCTTCAACGACATGGTGGCCTCGGGCGAGCTGGCGGCCCCGCTGGCCATCGGCCGCGACCACCTCGACTGCGGCTCCGTGGCCTCCCCCTACCGCGAGACCGAGGCCATGCTCGACGGCTCCGACGCGATCGCCGACTGGCCCCTGCTGAACGCCATGGTCAACGTGGCGTCCGGGGCGTCCTGGGTGTCGATCCACCACGGCGGCGGCGTCGGCATGGGCCGCTCCATCCACGCCGGCCAGGTCTCCGTGGCCGACGGCACCAAGCTCGCCGGCGAGAAGATCCGCCGTGTCCTCACCAACGACCCCGGCATGGGCGTCATCCGGCACGTGGACGCCGGGTACGACATCGCGGAGTCCGTCGCGGACGAGCGGGACGTACGGGTGCCCATGCGTGAAGGTGACGACGCGTGA
- a CDS encoding transcriptional regulator: MTAVRTPPQGTTPPPRLPVREKSAARERGSGLSPMLTRLAAERATGVLERERGSLYLAEGRVVHAESPLAPGLDVLLLAHGTLSPDVWQDAVDRADEEYGVARLLLDAGRVPRGALELCHLEAVYDAAYFALTPSSTPGRFHYGAGHWLGPLLPVPVEAVERETLRRRELLHRLWPDPLTDGAPLRRAETVAAPAPTARQSAVLASVDGVRTAPDIARELGRQAFHTLVDVRRLAAAGLLTALFPPPRPHRAPPGAPPLPSRSAADPAVSPAAPTPEPDPPPGIALPRVNDPDITLLKRLRDALEAL, encoded by the coding sequence GTGACCGCGGTGAGAACGCCCCCGCAGGGGACGACCCCGCCGCCCCGGCTGCCCGTGCGGGAGAAGTCGGCGGCCCGGGAGCGCGGCAGCGGACTGTCGCCGATGCTGACCCGGCTCGCGGCCGAACGGGCGACCGGTGTCCTGGAACGCGAGCGCGGCTCGCTCTACCTCGCCGAGGGCCGTGTGGTGCACGCCGAGAGCCCCCTCGCCCCGGGCCTCGACGTGCTCCTCCTGGCCCACGGCACCCTCTCCCCCGACGTCTGGCAGGACGCGGTGGACCGGGCCGACGAGGAGTACGGCGTCGCCCGGCTGCTGCTCGACGCCGGTCGCGTCCCGCGCGGCGCGCTGGAACTGTGCCATCTGGAGGCGGTGTACGACGCGGCGTACTTCGCGCTCACCCCCAGCAGCACCCCGGGCCGCTTCCACTACGGCGCCGGGCACTGGCTGGGCCCGCTCCTGCCGGTCCCGGTCGAAGCGGTCGAGCGCGAGACGCTGCGCCGGCGCGAACTGCTGCACCGGCTGTGGCCCGACCCGCTGACCGACGGGGCGCCGCTGCGGCGGGCCGAGACCGTCGCGGCGCCCGCGCCGACCGCCCGGCAGAGCGCGGTGCTGGCGTCGGTGGACGGCGTACGCACCGCGCCGGACATAGCCCGGGAGCTGGGCCGACAGGCCTTCCACACCCTGGTGGACGTCCGGCGGCTGGCGGCGGCGGGCCTGCTGACCGCCCTCTTCCCGCCACCCCGGCCGCACCGCGCGCCGCCGGGCGCGCCCCCGCTCCCCTCCCGGTCGGCCGCAGATCCGGCCGTGAGTCCCGCCGCCCCCACCCCGGAACCCGACCCGCCACCGGGCATCGCCCTGCCCCGTGTCAACGACCCCGACATCACCTTGCTGAAGAGGCTCAGGGATGCGCTGGAGGCCCTTTGA
- a CDS encoding roadblock/LC7 domain-containing protein: MVSEPEILDELRRLRARVPQLTGALTAGVDGLVLAHDTPGVEPEVVAALTAAALGVAMRMADTTGQGDFRELLVRGVHGYVATYAAGESAVLTLLAQDRVNVGRLHLEGRRAGARIGELVDAWEAKAREAKAAAPPPAPARTPAKAPVRTPAKPPVVRTRSARGSATTNARTTTES, translated from the coding sequence ATGGTGTCCGAGCCCGAGATACTCGACGAACTCCGGCGACTGCGGGCCCGGGTGCCCCAGTTGACCGGGGCCCTGACGGCCGGCGTGGACGGTCTCGTCCTCGCCCACGACACACCCGGCGTGGAACCGGAGGTGGTGGCCGCGCTGACCGCCGCCGCCCTCGGCGTCGCGATGCGGATGGCGGACACCACCGGCCAGGGCGACTTCCGCGAGCTGCTCGTGCGCGGCGTCCACGGCTACGTCGCGACCTACGCGGCCGGCGAGAGCGCCGTGCTGACCCTGCTCGCGCAGGACCGCGTCAACGTCGGCCGGCTGCATCTGGAGGGCCGCCGGGCCGGGGCCCGCATCGGGGAGCTCGTCGACGCGTGGGAGGCGAAGGCGCGGGAGGCGAAGGCCGCCGCGCCACCCCCGGCGCCGGCGAGGACACCCGCGAAGGCGCCCGTACGGACGCCCGCCAAACCACCCGTCGTACGGACCAGATCGGCGCGCGGATCGGCGACCACCAACGCGCGCACCACCACGGAAAGTTGA